From Streptomyces sp. NBC_01754, a single genomic window includes:
- a CDS encoding quinone oxidoreductase family protein, with the protein MRIVRHDEHGAPSVLRVEEAEKPQPGPGEVLIRSEAIGVTFAEVQRRQGIPIGGHASLPGVPGGDVAGTVEALGEGVTDLRVGDRIVVDVDHSAYADHVIADPAWAIAIPDTMDAAEATLLPSPCQTAYHALKESGQLKPGETVLIDAASGGVGHLAVQIAKAMGAGKVIATASTQAKLDFVRDLGADVTVNYTDEDWDDQVKAATEGRGADVVLETVGGDILIKSVALTAQFGRLVFYGSASGDIQPVNPLMLSRMKTVAGFALYAMLYNRPEAIAAGRRDLFDMISSGKVRPIVHERLPLVDAAKAHELMEARAQLGKVVLVP; encoded by the coding sequence ATGCGTATCGTCCGCCACGACGAGCACGGAGCCCCCTCAGTGCTGCGTGTCGAAGAGGCGGAGAAGCCGCAGCCCGGACCGGGCGAAGTGCTGATCCGCTCAGAGGCCATCGGCGTCACGTTCGCCGAGGTCCAGCGCCGCCAGGGCATTCCGATCGGCGGCCACGCCTCGCTGCCGGGCGTCCCCGGCGGCGACGTCGCCGGCACCGTCGAGGCCCTCGGCGAGGGTGTCACCGACCTCCGGGTCGGTGACCGTATCGTCGTCGACGTCGACCACAGTGCCTACGCCGACCATGTGATCGCCGACCCGGCCTGGGCCATTGCCATCCCGGACACCATGGACGCCGCCGAGGCGACCCTGCTGCCCAGCCCGTGCCAGACCGCCTACCACGCACTCAAGGAGTCCGGTCAGCTCAAGCCCGGTGAGACCGTGCTGATCGACGCCGCCTCGGGCGGTGTCGGCCACCTCGCCGTCCAGATCGCCAAGGCGATGGGCGCGGGCAAGGTCATCGCCACCGCGAGCACCCAGGCCAAGCTGGACTTCGTCCGTGACCTGGGCGCCGACGTGACGGTCAACTACACGGACGAGGACTGGGACGACCAGGTCAAGGCCGCCACCGAGGGCCGTGGCGCCGATGTCGTCCTGGAGACGGTCGGCGGCGACATCCTCATCAAGAGCGTCGCCCTGACCGCTCAGTTCGGCCGACTGGTCTTCTACGGCTCGGCCAGCGGCGACATCCAGCCGGTCAACCCGCTGATGCTCAGCCGCATGAAGACCGTGGCCGGCTTCGCGCTCTACGCGATGCTCTACAACAGGCCCGAGGCCATCGCCGCGGGCCGGCGGGATCTGTTCGACATGATCAGCTCCGGCAAGGTCCGGCCGATCGTGCACGAGCGGCTTCCCCTCGTGGACGCCGCCAAGGCTCACGAACTGATGGAGGCCCGGGCGCAGCTCGGCAAGGTCGTCCTCGTTCCCTGA
- a CDS encoding MarR family winged helix-turn-helix transcriptional regulator: METSTQSPPGAAELLDAVGPAFSRLRRTAALSVEKRVSRKDMTRTLVLNIVQDGPEHDGQEITVGVVGERLAVDPSVASRMVSDCISAGYLIRAASQRDGRRTILQLTEDGHEMLARFRSHQRSAFERITQDWPEEERLEFARLLIKYVDSIGELQKASDAA; this comes from the coding sequence ATGGAGACTTCGACCCAGAGCCCGCCGGGGGCAGCGGAGCTGCTCGACGCCGTCGGCCCCGCCTTCTCGCGACTGCGGCGCACCGCGGCGCTGAGCGTCGAGAAGCGGGTGTCCCGCAAGGACATGACCCGAACGCTGGTGCTCAACATCGTTCAGGACGGCCCCGAGCACGACGGTCAGGAGATCACCGTGGGCGTGGTCGGCGAACGGCTCGCCGTCGACCCCTCCGTCGCGAGCCGCATGGTCTCCGACTGCATCTCCGCCGGCTATCTGATCCGGGCCGCGTCCCAGCGCGACGGGCGCCGCACCATCCTCCAGCTGACCGAGGACGGCCATGAGATGCTCGCCCGCTTCCGCAGCCACCAGCGGTCCGCGTTCGAGCGGATCACCCAGGACTGGCCTGAGGAGGAGCGGCTGGAGTTCGCCCGGCTGCTGATCAAGTACGTGGACTCCATCGGAGAGCTCCAGAAGGCCAGCGACGCGGCCTAG
- a CDS encoding aromatic-ring hydroxylase C-terminal domain-containing protein encodes MLSGVTVRYALEGPEHRLLGDFARDLELRTDDGKSTLPQYLKRGTGLLLDLSGQPEISKAYDEWSAGVSWAGRLRRVRAECDQEPELAGLLVRPDGYVAWAVDRDVPGDQLSEGLGTALATWFGTV; translated from the coding sequence ATGCTCAGCGGCGTCACCGTCCGCTACGCGCTCGAGGGCCCCGAGCACCGCCTGCTCGGCGACTTCGCCCGCGATCTGGAACTCCGCACGGACGACGGCAAGTCCACCCTCCCCCAGTACCTCAAGCGGGGCACCGGCCTGCTGCTCGACCTGTCCGGCCAGCCTGAAATCTCCAAGGCGTACGACGAGTGGAGCGCGGGCGTCTCCTGGGCCGGGCGCCTCCGCCGTGTTCGTGCCGAATGCGACCAGGAGCCGGAGCTGGCAGGCCTGCTGGTCCGCCCCGACGGCTATGTCGCCTGGGCGGTGGACCGGGATGTGCCCGGGGATCAGCTGAGCGAGGGGCTCGGCACCGCCCTCGCCACCTGGTTCGGCACCGTCTGA
- a CDS encoding FAD-dependent oxidoreductase, translating to MTQDTTQEQAQVVIVGGGLTGLSAAVFLAAHGVRATLVERHPDTSTHPKARAINPRTMELYRAVGMEERVRAGRSPISGNTDLVHVETLAGNERVRMPNASPDDIGRISPTQWTLIDQNQLEPILRERAVEAGADVRFHTRVDAVEQDADGVLLRTTDLGTGESGALRASYVIAADGSRSPVREMLSIGAHGRGTLTHLVSFFFEADLEAALRGRKIIAAYVNNPEVRGTIIPIDNDRRWVINVSFFPDRGESADDFTEERCVELVRAAVGIPGLPLKVESVAMPAWDISARVADASTTRRIFVAGDAAHVMPPTGAFGASTGIQDAYNLAWKLALVLNGQAGPGLLESYAAERKPVAEETVKQAMLRFAVREGKQFRDVENELLDETTMTFGYCYPAGAFVAENGSPDTLIEDPEHPSGRPGARAPHVPLDGEHGPLSTLDLFGGGFVLLADSAAGHWAELADRAVRELGLTLTVHSIGSGAGLRDQDGQFRQRYGLLEGGAVLVRPDGFVCWRATTGRPGGTDNEIAGALRRVLARA from the coding sequence ATGACGCAGGACACGACGCAGGAGCAGGCGCAGGTCGTCATCGTCGGCGGTGGGCTCACCGGACTGTCGGCCGCCGTGTTCCTCGCCGCGCACGGAGTGCGCGCGACGCTCGTGGAGCGCCACCCGGACACCTCCACGCACCCGAAGGCCCGCGCCATCAACCCGCGTACCATGGAGCTCTACCGAGCGGTCGGCATGGAGGAGCGGGTACGGGCCGGGCGCTCGCCCATCTCCGGCAACACCGATCTGGTCCACGTCGAGACGCTGGCGGGCAACGAGCGCGTTCGGATGCCCAACGCGTCGCCCGATGACATCGGCCGGATCAGCCCCACGCAGTGGACGCTGATCGACCAGAACCAGCTGGAGCCGATCCTGCGCGAACGCGCCGTCGAGGCAGGGGCTGACGTCCGCTTCCACACCCGCGTCGACGCGGTCGAGCAGGACGCCGACGGGGTGCTGCTGCGCACCACCGACCTCGGAACCGGCGAGAGCGGCGCACTGCGCGCCTCGTACGTCATAGCGGCCGACGGAAGCCGCAGCCCGGTGCGCGAGATGCTGTCCATCGGCGCTCACGGCCGCGGCACCCTCACCCATCTGGTCAGCTTCTTCTTCGAGGCCGACCTCGAGGCGGCGCTGCGCGGGCGGAAGATCATCGCCGCGTACGTCAACAACCCCGAGGTGCGCGGCACCATCATCCCGATCGACAACGACCGCCGCTGGGTCATCAACGTCTCCTTCTTCCCCGACCGTGGCGAGAGCGCCGACGACTTCACCGAAGAGCGGTGCGTCGAGCTGGTCAGGGCCGCGGTCGGCATCCCCGGACTGCCGCTGAAGGTCGAGTCGGTGGCCATGCCGGCCTGGGACATCTCGGCGCGCGTCGCGGACGCGTCCACCACCCGCCGGATCTTTGTCGCCGGCGACGCGGCGCACGTCATGCCGCCCACCGGCGCCTTCGGTGCCAGCACCGGCATCCAGGACGCGTACAACCTCGCCTGGAAGCTCGCCCTGGTACTGAACGGCCAGGCCGGACCCGGTCTGCTGGAGTCGTACGCGGCGGAGCGCAAGCCGGTCGCCGAGGAGACCGTGAAGCAGGCGATGCTGCGCTTCGCGGTGCGCGAGGGCAAGCAGTTCAGGGACGTCGAGAACGAGTTGCTCGACGAGACCACGATGACCTTCGGCTACTGCTATCCGGCCGGTGCCTTCGTCGCCGAGAACGGGTCCCCCGACACCCTCATCGAGGACCCGGAGCACCCCAGCGGCCGCCCCGGAGCGCGCGCCCCGCACGTCCCCCTGGACGGCGAGCACGGACCCCTGTCCACGCTCGACCTGTTCGGCGGAGGCTTCGTGCTGCTCGCCGATTCCGCCGCGGGCCATTGGGCGGAGCTCGCGGACCGGGCCGTCCGCGAGCTCGGCCTGACGCTGACCGTGCACAGCATCGGCTCCGGCGCCGGACTCCGCGACCAGGACGGCCAGTTCCGGCAGCGGTACGGACTGCTGGAGGGCGGGGCCGTGCTGGTACGCCCCGACGGATTCGTCTGCTGGCGCGCCACGACCGGCCGCCCCGGCGGAACGGACAACGAGATCGCGGGCGCCCTGCGCCGCGTGCTCGCGCGCGCCTGA
- a CDS encoding methyltransferase: MSAPPWSRELMRKSDLITPMAIRAAATLRLSDYMAAGAVTAAALARAASVDPGALRRLLGHLVNAGVYRTTSDGGYELTELGTLLRGDVPGSGRDWLALDGPISRGDLAFFRLLDAVRTGKSVYSLVYGSEFWEDLEADPALAQSFARRMAASMEWVVPALVSEGDWEGVRHVVDVGGGSGTLLAAVVGSRPGMRGTLVDLERPAAAAERDFAAAGLGERCTAVVGSFFDPLPAGADVYLLANVLLNWPDERAVAILRRCAEAVAPGGRVMVLEGLLDVQTDQTDLDLRMLVYLDGRMRTAEELRGLGAESGLALRRVAELGPVRSLAEFTPA; the protein is encoded by the coding sequence GTGAGCGCACCACCCTGGTCCAGGGAGCTGATGCGAAAGAGCGATCTGATCACCCCTATGGCCATCAGAGCCGCGGCCACGCTCCGGCTGTCGGACTACATGGCGGCCGGAGCGGTCACCGCGGCGGCGCTGGCCCGTGCGGCGTCCGTGGACCCCGGTGCCCTGCGCCGCCTCCTCGGCCACCTGGTGAACGCGGGCGTCTACCGCACAACATCCGACGGCGGCTACGAACTGACCGAACTCGGCACCCTGCTGCGCGGCGATGTCCCCGGCTCGGGCCGTGACTGGCTCGCTCTGGACGGACCGATCAGCAGGGGCGATCTCGCCTTCTTCCGGCTGCTCGACGCCGTGCGCACCGGGAAGTCCGTCTACTCCTTGGTGTACGGCAGCGAGTTCTGGGAGGACCTCGAGGCCGACCCCGCGCTCGCGCAGTCCTTCGCCCGGCGCATGGCGGCGAGCATGGAGTGGGTCGTCCCCGCGCTTGTCTCCGAGGGCGACTGGGAGGGCGTACGGCACGTCGTGGACGTGGGCGGAGGCAGCGGCACCCTGCTGGCGGCCGTGGTCGGCAGCAGGCCGGGGATGCGGGGCACGCTCGTCGACCTGGAGCGGCCGGCGGCCGCGGCCGAACGGGACTTCGCCGCGGCCGGACTCGGTGAGCGCTGCACAGCGGTGGTCGGCAGCTTCTTCGACCCGCTGCCCGCTGGCGCCGATGTCTACCTGCTGGCCAATGTGCTGCTCAACTGGCCCGACGAGCGAGCCGTCGCCATCCTGCGGCGCTGCGCCGAGGCCGTCGCCCCGGGCGGCCGGGTCATGGTCCTGGAAGGGCTGCTCGATGTGCAGACCGACCAGACCGATCTGGACCTGCGGATGCTCGTCTATCTGGACGGGCGGATGCGGACCGCCGAGGAACTGCGCGGCCTCGGTGCGGAGTCCGGACTGGCGCTGCGCCGGGTGGCCGAACTGGGCCCGGTCCGCTCGCTGGCCGAGTTCACCCCTGCCTGA
- a CDS encoding quinone oxidoreductase family protein — MRIARHHEFGPPAVLRVEEAGKPAPGPGEVLIRTEAIGVNFAECQRRQGIPVGGPATLPGSPGGDVAGTVEALGEGVTQVRVGERVVTGVAADGYAEYVVARADWLFTVPEGIDAGQATSLPIPAQTAYHALVTAARLQPGESVLITAAAGASAICWSN; from the coding sequence ATGCGTATCGCCCGTCACCACGAGTTCGGCCCCCCTGCGGTGCTGCGCGTCGAGGAGGCAGGCAAACCGGCACCCGGGCCCGGCGAGGTGCTGATCCGTACCGAGGCGATCGGCGTCAACTTCGCCGAGTGCCAGCGTCGGCAGGGCATCCCGGTCGGTGGCCCGGCGACCCTTCCCGGGTCTCCGGGCGGTGATGTCGCCGGCACCGTCGAGGCCCTCGGTGAAGGCGTGACCCAGGTACGTGTCGGGGAACGAGTGGTCACCGGCGTCGCGGCCGACGGGTACGCAGAGTACGTCGTGGCCCGCGCCGACTGGCTGTTCACCGTCCCCGAAGGGATCGACGCCGGGCAGGCCACGTCCCTGCCGATCCCCGCCCAGACCGCGTATCACGCGCTCGTCACGGCGGCCCGGCTGCAGCCGGGGGAGTCCGTGCTGATCACGGCGGCGGCGGGGGCATCGGCCATCTGCTGGTCCAACTGA
- a CDS encoding quinone oxidoreductase family protein, which yields MIAAASSQDKLDFAVSLGADLTADYSQDDWDKKILAATGGKGVDVVLETVGGSVLARSVGLIAPFGRMVVYGTASGEVPAVEVADIFDNRTVMGFSMWGVMAHRPKALAEGAKELLELVASGKVRPVVHAELPLERAADAHALMEERSQLGRVVLVP from the coding sequence GTGATCGCGGCCGCGAGCAGCCAGGACAAGCTGGACTTCGCCGTCTCGCTCGGCGCCGACCTCACCGCCGACTACAGCCAGGACGACTGGGACAAGAAGATCCTGGCCGCCACCGGCGGCAAGGGCGTCGACGTCGTCCTGGAGACCGTGGGTGGGTCGGTCCTGGCCCGAAGTGTCGGCCTGATCGCCCCGTTCGGGCGGATGGTGGTGTACGGCACGGCGAGCGGCGAGGTTCCGGCGGTCGAGGTCGCCGACATCTTCGACAACCGTACGGTCATGGGCTTCAGCATGTGGGGCGTGATGGCCCATCGGCCGAAGGCGCTGGCCGAGGGGGCGAAGGAGCTGCTGGAGCTCGTCGCCTCCGGCAAAGTGCGGCCTGTCGTGCACGCCGAACTGCCGCTGGAGCGGGCCGCGGACGCGCACGCGCTGATGGAGGAACGCTCCCAGCTCGGCCGCGTGGTCCTCGTCCCCTGA
- a CDS encoding transposase domain-containing protein, which produces MFAVGHLGELTQVVPFDLVDEALASAGGLQHRVRRLPSRVVVYLLLAGALFTGTGWTGIWSRLNASLPVPLPVPAPSSITAAMRRVGPRPLKALFDLVKGPAAVTATQVTRFAGRLVVAIDGAQIALPDTPANLSVFPKAKAGPNGPGWLPDAASGHADGLRDPNPHGRRLRHRRDRRADLRP; this is translated from the coding sequence GTGTTTGCCGTGGGGCACCTGGGCGAGTTGACCCAGGTTGTTCCGTTCGATCTTGTCGACGAGGCACTCGCGTCCGCGGGTGGTCTGCAGCATCGGGTGCGGCGGCTGCCGTCGCGGGTGGTGGTCTACCTCCTGCTCGCAGGCGCGCTGTTCACCGGGACGGGCTGGACGGGAATCTGGTCCCGGCTGAACGCCTCGCTGCCTGTGCCGCTGCCTGTACCGGCGCCTTCATCGATCACGGCTGCGATGCGGCGGGTCGGCCCCAGACCGTTGAAAGCACTGTTCGATCTGGTCAAAGGCCCCGCAGCGGTGACCGCGACACAGGTGACACGGTTCGCGGGCAGGCTGGTGGTCGCGATCGATGGGGCCCAGATCGCGCTGCCGGACACGCCCGCGAACCTGTCGGTGTTCCCCAAGGCGAAGGCCGGACCGAACGGGCCCGGCTGGTTACCCGATGCTGCGTCTGGTCACGCTGACGGCCTGCGGGACCCGAACCCTCATGGACGCCGTCTTCGGCACCGACGTGACCGGCGAGCTGACCTACGCCCGTGA
- a CDS encoding transposase, with product MLRLVTLTACGTRTLMDAVFGTDVTGELTYARDLVTGAGTTRALRRGMLLLGDRNFSATRFVDTVASTGADFLIRAKTHSTALKLPILRRLPDGTFLSRIGEVPVRVIEATLTLTPADSTSEHTATHSTYRLVTSLLDPDEAPATALVRLYRERWEIETSYCELKSAILGGRVLRGRHPAAVTQETWALLVAYQALRTAMSDAVLHRPDIDPDRAAFTIALNTARDQIIRAAGIIPHAQTDLVGQIGTAILNGLLPARRHRSRPRVKKRAINSKYRAVGRHTDHRTHRTAVHIEINTLPNPPDG from the coding sequence ATGCTGCGTCTGGTCACGCTGACGGCCTGCGGGACCCGAACCCTCATGGACGCCGTCTTCGGCACCGACGTGACCGGCGAGCTGACCTACGCCCGTGACCTGGTCACAGGCGCGGGCACGACCAGAGCACTCCGGCGCGGGATGCTGCTGCTGGGTGACCGAAACTTCTCAGCCACCAGGTTCGTGGACACGGTCGCATCCACGGGCGCGGACTTCCTTATCCGGGCCAAGACCCACAGCACAGCGCTCAAGCTGCCGATCCTGCGCCGTCTGCCCGACGGCACGTTCCTGTCCCGCATAGGTGAAGTCCCCGTCCGTGTCATTGAGGCCACCCTCACCCTCACCCCTGCCGACAGCACCAGCGAACACACCGCCACCCACAGCACCTACCGGCTGGTCACCAGCCTGCTCGACCCCGACGAAGCACCCGCCACCGCCCTGGTCAGGCTCTACCGAGAGCGCTGGGAGATCGAGACCAGCTACTGCGAGCTGAAATCGGCCATCCTCGGCGGCAGAGTCCTGCGCGGCCGCCACCCGGCGGCCGTCACCCAGGAGACCTGGGCACTTCTGGTCGCCTACCAGGCACTACGCACCGCGATGAGCGACGCCGTCCTGCACCGGCCCGACATCGACCCCGACCGCGCCGCATTCACCATCGCGCTGAACACAGCACGTGACCAGATCATCCGGGCCGCCGGCATCATCCCCCACGCCCAGACCGACCTCGTCGGACAAATCGGCACCGCCATACTCAACGGCCTCCTGCCCGCCCGCCGTCACCGGTCCCGGCCCCGCGTGAAGAAACGAGCGATCAACTCCAAGTACCGCGCCGTCGGCCGCCACACCGACCACCGAACCCACAGAACCGCCGTCCATATCGAGATCAACACATTGCCAAACCCGCCAGACGGCTAA
- a CDS encoding methyltransferase, producing the protein MTTTEDPTKAAAVDPGPLIKLTIADCAAKVLHSAVTLGVFGALADGPADAARTAERTGMHHRMAADYLDALAGLGLLERTDGRYRNSALAQTYLVPGSSSYLGGFVELTNETLYGTWGRLTEALRSGEPQHLDPDKGGFVGDKHQDPGKMKRFLAGLDAYSDRMGAELARRVDWSRHGSFVDLGGARGNLAAVLVKAHPHLEATCFDLERTRPLFTEHVGRLGLGDRIAFAGGDFFTDDLPQADVVVLGHILHGFDTDRRRTLLRRVHEAVRPGGAVLVYDRMIDDDRSDPERLLSSLHTRLVSPDGSEYRVADCRTWLREAGFTDGGAEPLLGTHTLVTAHTSHK; encoded by the coding sequence GTGACCACGACCGAAGACCCGACAAAGGCCGCGGCGGTCGACCCCGGCCCGCTGATCAAGCTGACCATCGCGGACTGCGCCGCGAAGGTGTTGCACAGCGCGGTGACGCTCGGCGTCTTCGGGGCGCTCGCGGACGGGCCCGCCGACGCCGCCCGTACGGCCGAGCGCACCGGGATGCACCACCGCATGGCCGCCGACTACCTCGACGCTCTCGCCGGCCTCGGCCTGCTGGAGCGCACGGACGGCCGCTACCGCAACTCCGCGCTCGCGCAGACCTATCTGGTGCCCGGCTCGTCCTCGTACCTCGGCGGGTTCGTCGAGCTGACGAACGAGACGCTGTACGGCACCTGGGGCCGGCTCACCGAGGCGCTGCGCAGCGGCGAACCCCAGCATCTCGACCCGGACAAGGGCGGGTTCGTCGGCGACAAGCACCAGGACCCCGGCAAGATGAAGCGGTTCCTCGCAGGTCTCGACGCCTACAGCGACCGGATGGGCGCCGAACTGGCCCGCCGCGTCGACTGGAGTCGCCACGGCTCCTTCGTCGACCTGGGCGGCGCCCGCGGCAACCTTGCCGCCGTCCTGGTCAAGGCGCACCCGCACCTCGAGGCGACCTGCTTCGATCTGGAACGCACCCGGCCGCTGTTCACCGAGCACGTCGGCCGGCTCGGCCTCGGCGACCGGATCGCCTTCGCCGGCGGGGACTTCTTCACCGACGACCTTCCGCAGGCCGACGTCGTCGTCCTCGGCCACATCCTGCACGGCTTCGACACCGACCGGCGGCGCACCCTGCTGCGGCGGGTCCACGAGGCGGTCCGCCCCGGCGGCGCGGTGCTCGTCTACGACCGCATGATCGACGACGACCGCAGCGACCCCGAGCGGCTGCTCAGCAGCCTGCACACGAGGCTCGTCAGCCCGGACGGCTCCGAGTACCGGGTGGCGGACTGCCGTACCTGGCTGCGTGAGGCGGGTTTCACCGACGGCGGTGCGGAGCCGCTGCTCGGCACCCACACGCTCGTGACGGCCCACACGTCCCACAAGTGA
- a CDS encoding MDR family MFS transporter, which yields MSAPTTDSNAPQTGASPAPDTRISTVIAACMLAIFLAMLDSQIVATALPRIVGDLGGLDQFAWVTTAYIIASSVTTPVYGKLGDLFGRKKVFLVAIAIFVVGSATAGAAQSMEQLILFRTVQGVGAGGLFVSVLAIIGDLFSPREGAKYFNLFGIVFAAAALAGPAVGGVLTDLLSWHWVFLINLPLGVIVFVLVAGCLHLPPKSRRAHIDYAGFITLSAAIVALTLLASWGGVKYDWISPQILGLAALSIVMGGLFVAAERRAPEPVIPLHLFRDSTFSVSVLVSIAAGIVFLGAVNFLALYIQVVTGASPTMSGVVLLPMMFGLVAASVVSGQIITKTGRYKWYPVLSMATGIAGALLLSTMDTGTPRVVAIAYMLLFGIAAGLNMQVLTMAAQNTAPRDDIGAVHATVAFTRQLGSTLGISVFAAIFYNRLTEDLAKRVPAGALDGIDHNSLSSNEVLTKLAAPVRDAVEHAYAAALSPVFLAAVPVLVVGLGIALLMKNMPLRSWDHGGSEGSSEEHADRH from the coding sequence GTGTCCGCCCCGACCACCGATTCCAACGCCCCTCAGACCGGCGCGAGTCCAGCGCCAGACACCAGGATCTCCACCGTCATCGCGGCCTGCATGCTCGCGATCTTCCTGGCGATGCTCGACTCACAGATCGTCGCCACCGCCCTGCCCCGCATCGTCGGGGACCTCGGCGGCCTCGACCAGTTCGCCTGGGTGACCACCGCGTACATCATCGCCAGCAGCGTCACCACCCCTGTCTACGGCAAGCTCGGGGACCTCTTCGGACGCAAGAAGGTCTTCCTCGTCGCCATCGCGATCTTCGTCGTCGGCTCCGCCACCGCGGGAGCCGCGCAGTCCATGGAGCAGCTGATCCTGTTCCGCACCGTGCAGGGCGTCGGCGCCGGCGGACTGTTCGTGTCCGTACTCGCCATCATCGGCGACCTGTTCAGCCCACGTGAGGGCGCCAAGTACTTCAACCTGTTCGGCATCGTCTTCGCGGCGGCGGCTCTCGCGGGACCGGCGGTCGGCGGTGTGCTCACCGATCTGCTCAGCTGGCACTGGGTGTTCCTGATCAATCTACCCCTCGGCGTGATCGTCTTCGTGCTCGTCGCGGGCTGTCTGCATCTGCCGCCCAAGTCCCGGCGCGCACACATCGACTACGCGGGCTTCATCACCCTCAGCGCCGCGATCGTCGCCCTCACACTGCTCGCGAGCTGGGGCGGGGTGAAGTACGACTGGATCTCACCGCAGATCCTCGGTCTCGCCGCCCTCTCCATCGTCATGGGCGGCCTGTTCGTGGCGGCCGAGCGACGCGCTCCCGAGCCGGTCATCCCGCTCCATCTGTTCCGTGACTCCACGTTCAGCGTCAGCGTCCTGGTCAGCATCGCCGCGGGCATCGTCTTCCTCGGCGCCGTCAACTTCCTCGCGCTGTACATCCAGGTCGTCACCGGCGCCAGCCCCACCATGTCCGGTGTCGTGCTGCTGCCGATGATGTTCGGGCTCGTCGCGGCCTCGGTCGTCAGCGGCCAGATCATCACGAAGACCGGCAGGTACAAGTGGTATCCGGTGCTCAGCATGGCCACCGGCATCGCCGGCGCGCTGCTCCTCTCCACCATGGACACCGGCACACCGCGGGTCGTTGCCATCGCCTACATGCTGCTGTTCGGCATCGCCGCGGGTCTCAACATGCAGGTCCTCACCATGGCCGCGCAGAACACCGCGCCGCGTGACGACATCGGCGCCGTGCACGCCACGGTGGCCTTCACCCGCCAGCTCGGCAGCACCCTGGGCATCTCGGTGTTCGCCGCGATCTTCTACAACCGGCTCACAGAGGACCTCGCCAAGCGGGTTCCTGCCGGGGCGCTCGACGGGATCGACCACAACTCGCTCTCCTCGAACGAGGTGCTGACGAAGCTGGCCGCTCCTGTGCGCGACGCGGTCGAGCACGCCTACGCCGCCGCGCTCAGCCCCGTCTTCCTCGCCGCGGTGCCGGTGCTCGTCGTCGGCCTGGGCATTGCCCTGCTGATGAAGAACATGCCGCTGCGCTCCTGGGACCACGGCGGTTCCGAGGGCTCCTCGGAGGAGCACGCCGACCGGCACTGA